Below is a window of Streptomyces genisteinicus DNA.
GAACAGGCCGCCGGACAGCGGCAGGTAGTCGGCCGGCGGCGGCGCCGGGTCGGAGGTGATCGCCCGTACGGTGTGCAGCCTGCCGAGCCGGCCCGAGCGCACCCGTTCGCGGGCTGCCGTGTAGCCGGCGTCGAAACGGCGCATGAAGCCGAGCTGGAGGGCGGTGCCCGCCGCGTCGACCTCGCGGAGCGCGGCCAGGGTGCCCGGCAGGTCGAGCGCGATCGGCTTCTCGCAGAACGCCGGCAGCCCGGCACGGGCGGCCCGGCCGATCAGTTCCGCGTGCGCGGCGGTCGCCGAGGCGATCACCACCGCGTCCACGCCCCAGGCGAAGACCTCGTTCGCGCTCGGCGCCGCCGTGGCGCCGCACCGGTCGGCCGTTTCCACGGCGCGCGCCGCGTCCGTGTCCGCCACCACCAGGGAACCCACCTCCCGGTGACGGCTGAGCACCCCCGCGTGGAAGCTGCCGATACGTCCCGTTCCGATGAGTCCGATGCGCATGGCCCAAAGGTGGAGGCGGCCCGGGGTCGCTGTCAAGACTTTGTCCTGACAATCGGACCTCCCGGGTTCCCGTCGACATGGCGTGCGACTACGCTCCCCCACGTGCCCAAGCAGCCCAGAGACGAGACGGATCCGTCCCGGTCGCTCCAGCTGAGCGTCGACCGCAACAGCCCGGTCCCGCTCTACTTCCAGCTGGCCCAGCAGCTGGAATCGGCCATCGAGCGGGGGACGCTCACCCCCGGCAGCCTGCTCGGCAACGAGATCGAACTCGCGGCCCGTCTGGGGCTCTCCCGGCCCACCGTCCGCCAGGCCATCCAGTGCCTGGTGGACAAGGGCCTCCTGGTGCGCCGGCGCGGCGTGGGCACCCAGGTCGTGCACAGCAGGGTGCGCCGCCCGCTGGAGCTCAGCAGCCTCTACGACGACCTGGAGGCCGCCGGCCGGCACCCCCGGACCACGGTGCTGACCCATGTCGTGGAGCCGGCCGACGCCCGGGTCGCCGCCGCCCTCGGCATCGCGGAGGGCGCCGACGTGCGGACGATCGAACGGCTGCGCTACGCCCACGGGGAGCCGATGGCCCGGCTGCGCAACCATCTGCCCGCCCGGCTGCTGGACTGCGACACCGCACAGCTGGAGGCCACCGGCCTGTACCGGCTGATGCGCGCGGCGGGTATCACCCTGCACAGCGCCCGGCAGTCGATCGGCGCCCGCGCGGCCGGCCCCGCGGACGCGGACCTGCTCGGCGAGGAGCCGGGGGCGCCGCTGCTGACCATGGAGCGCATCACCTTCGACGACACCGGGCGGACGGTCGAGTTCGGCGCCCACGTCTACCGGGCTTCGCGCTACTCCTTCGAGTTCCAGCTCCTGGCGCGGCCCTGAGGGCCCCGGCCCCCGCACCCCTCCCCGGGGACCGCCTCCGGCGGGCGCGTCCCCACCCCGTCCGGATGTCCGGACAAAGCCTTGACGGGGTCGCGCACCCGTCGTAGAAACT
It encodes the following:
- a CDS encoding GntR family transcriptional regulator is translated as MPKQPRDETDPSRSLQLSVDRNSPVPLYFQLAQQLESAIERGTLTPGSLLGNEIELAARLGLSRPTVRQAIQCLVDKGLLVRRRGVGTQVVHSRVRRPLELSSLYDDLEAAGRHPRTTVLTHVVEPADARVAAALGIAEGADVRTIERLRYAHGEPMARLRNHLPARLLDCDTAQLEATGLYRLMRAAGITLHSARQSIGARAAGPADADLLGEEPGAPLLTMERITFDDTGRTVEFGAHVYRASRYSFEFQLLARP